The Edwardsiella tarda ATCC 15947 = NBRC 105688 region CGTCGCAGGCCCTTCACGCGGCCTGTTTGAGGTGGGACGAGAAGGGTATCTACCGACCTGGCTACAAGAGGCCAATCATAACGGAGTACAACGTAATATCCTGCTGTTACAAGGGGCCATCGTCACCCTGATGGCAATTATGCTGGTCTGCCTCCCCTCCGTGCAGGCCGCCTTTCAGATCCTCGGCCAACTGGCCGCCATTCTCTATCTGTTGATGTATATCCTGATGTTTGCTGCGGTGATCACCCTGCGCTATACCCAGCCCGAGACGCCTCGACCTTACCGCATCCCCGGTGGGCGCATCGGTGTCTGGCTGGTGGCAGGCGTCGGCCTCGCCGCCGCATTATTGGCCTTCGTATTGAGCTTTATTCCGCCGGATCAAATCCCGGTCGGCTCACCGGCGCTCTATGTCCTGCTCCTGTTGGCGGGGACGGTTGGCTTCGTCGCGCTGCCGCTGCTGTTACATGCCTACAGCCAGCGTCATACGGCGCAGCATCCACAGCCGCATGGCGGCGTCTAACGAGATAGCGCATCACCGGCCTGGCGCGTCAGCTCCAGGCCGGTGTCAGCCTCGGCTATCGGGCCTCCCGCTTACGGTTGCACGGCGGCCAGATAGTGGGCGAATGCCGTCGAGGTGCGCTCCTCGAAGCCATGTTCACCCTTAACGATCATATACACCGGGATATTCATCCGGTTAGCCAGCGCCAAGGCGCGATCGGGCCCCATGACGAACAACCCAGTGGAGAGTCCGTCGGCGGTCATACAGGTCGGCGCCAACACGGTAATCGAGGCGAGACGGTGCGTGACCGGGCGGCCAGTCTGCGGATCGATCTCGTGCGAGAAGCGTTGCCCATCCTGCTCAAAATAGTTGCGATAATCGCCGGAGGTCGCCACCGCCATCGCGCCCGGCTCGATGATCGCCTGTACCCGCTGCTGCGCGCCGGTAGAGGGTTTTTCGATCGCGATACGCCAAGGGCTCTTCTCGCCATTATGCCCCAGGGTTCGGACCTCACCACCGATATCGACCATATAGTTATCGATGTGCAACGACTGCAGATAGTCGGCCACCACATCGACGCCATACCCCTTGGCGATTGCCGAAAGATCGACATACAACTCAGGAATATCCTTGACCAGCGCATTGCCTTGTAGCGATAAGTGCTGGATCCCCACCCAGGCACGTCGCTGCGCGATCTGCGAAGGCGACGGCTCACGATCGGGGCGCCCCTCCGGACCGAAGCCCCACAGGTTCACCAGTGGCCCGACGGTCACGTCTAACGCACCATCGGTCAATTTATTGATACGCAGTGCCTCGTTCACCACCCGAGCGGTATCTGATGAGACGGGAAAGGGAGTGTTCACCCGCCGACTCTGGTTAAAGCGGCTCAGCTCTGAACCGGGGCGATAGGTGGACATCTGATCGTTTACCCGTTCGAGCAGGCGATCGATCTCCGCCTGAACCTGAGCCGCTGCCGGTGTCCCCTCAGCCGGTAGGTATTTGACCGCATAGTAGGTCCCCATGGTTTTGCCGGCGAGATCGACCTGCGTCGGGCCGCAGCCACTCAACAACAGGATCGTCGCCAGCAGCGTCAGAAGGCGGGCCAGGGTGCCCCGCCCAGAGAGAAGGAGTGTCATCATGCTTTATGCCTATTCTCGCGGAGCGATCCTGCTGGATGCCCCATCGCTTACGCTAAAGGCGCCTATTATGGAGGCCCGATCCTCCGCCGTCCAATCATGCCAAATAGTTATAAACCGACGCCATCATCCCCACCTTGCATAATAAAAAAGGGCCTCGTGTGCGCCGCCGGAAATTTCCGCTATAGCGGGCGAAAAAAACGCTCACTCTCGCCGGTGGCTCTGGATTACACTGTGCGCACTTTAGGGTGGGTCAATCGACATTATCCGAAAAACGTCGTGCTATTACTTCTTTGACAGGGTTCTACATGAGTAAGATAGTTACCTTGCTGGCGATATGCCTGGCATTGCCGTTGGCTGCGTGCAAATCGTCCGCCAGCGAGTCCGGTTCCGTGCCGCGTAGCGGCGTTAATAGCCTGCTAGGATCGCCGGTCTATATTCAAATCTTCAAGGAAGAGCGCCAACTGGAGCTGTACGCGAAAGTGCAGAATGGCTATCAGCTGGTGAAGCGCTTCCCCATCTGTAAGTTTTCCGGGGGACTCGGTCCGAAACGTACCGAAGGCGATTTTAAGAGCCCCGAAGGCTTCTACCAAATCGACGCCCGCCATCTCAAACCCGATAGCCGCTATTACCAGGCGATCAACATCGGCTACCCGAACCCCTACGATCAGGCGCACGGTTATTCCGGAAAATACCTGATGATCCATGGTGACTGCGTCTCGGTCGGCTGCTACGCCATGACCAACGCCGGGATCTCGGAGATCTACCGTTACGTGCAGAGCGCCTTCCGCAACGGCCAGATGCTGGTAGACATCAATATCTACCCCTTCCATATGACCGAGCGGAATATGCAACGCCACCGGAACTCTAGCTATATTAACTTCTGGCGCGAATTACAGCCGGGTTATCAATACTTTGCTCAGCACGCACTGCCGCCACAGGTCAACGTGCAGGATGGCCGCTACGTGGTTAACGCCCCCCTGCCTGCTGGCAGCGCGCCCTCACGCCTGGCGTTCGCCCAGGCAGAATAGCGCAAACTCCCCCGGCGCAATGCGCTGCCAAGACTCATCGCAGGTCAGCGGCTGAGTCGCGATCACCGAGACGACGTCATCCGGCGTTGTCTCGGCCTGAAAATCGATCATCACATCCTCATCCACCAGCGTCGCCTGACCGAATGGGGCACGACGCGTGATCCAGTGAAGTTGCGTACTGCAGTAGGCCATCACATAGCGGCCATCAGAAAGCAGCATGTTGAAGACACCACGTTGGCGCAACGTATCGGCACACGCGGCGATAAAGCGAAACAGCGCCCGCTCGTCATGCGGGGGGTGAGGATAACGGGTATGCATCTGCTGCAGCAGCCAGCAAAAGGCATACTCACTATCGGTCTCCCCGATCGGCTGGTAGTTACCGGTCGCCAACGTCAGGTAGTCATCGAGCTGGCCGTTGTGGGCAAAGGTCCAGTTGCGCCCCCAGAGTTCACGGGTGAAGGGATGGGTATTCTCCAGGGTCACGCTACCGCGATTCGCCTGGCGGACGTGTGAGACTACCGCGCAAGACTTGATCGGGTACTCACGCACCAGGCGAGCGATCGGCGAGCTGTGACTGGGTAAGGGATCCTTAAAGGTGCGACAGCCCTTCCCTTCGTAGAAGGTGATCCCCCAGCCATCCTTATGCGGGCCGGTACGGCCACCGCGCAACGCCAGCGCGGTAAAGCTAAAGCAGATATCCGTCGGCACATTGGCGCTCATGCCCAGCAGCTCACACATTCCCGCTCCTCGCTCGTCTTGGGGCGAACACGACGCTCGCCCCAACGCCATCAGGCCGCCATCTCTTTTTCGATCAGTTGGATCATGATATGGATCGCCTTGATGTGGATCTCCTGGATGCGATCGGCGTAACCGAAATGCGGCACGCGGATCTCCACATCGGCGCTTCCCGCCATCTTGCCGCCATCTTTGCCGGTTAGGGTGATCACTTTCATCCCCTTGGCGCGCGCCGCCTCGATGGCTTTAATAATGTTGCCGGAGTTACCCGAGGTTGAGATCCCCAACAACACATCCCCTTCGCGCCCGACGGCTTCGACGTAACGCGAAAAGACATAGTCATAACCGAAGTCGTTGCTCACGCAGGAGAGATGGCTGGGATCGGAGATGGCGATCGCCGGATAGCCGGGACGGTTCTCACGATAACGCCCGGTGAGCTCTTCGGCGAAGTGCATCGCATCGCAATGCGAACCGCCGTTGCCGCACGAGAGCACCTTGCCACCGGCCTTAAACGAGGCGGCCAATAGCTGTGCCGCCTGTTGGATAGCCAGGATATTGGCCGGATCGGCCAGGAAATTATTCAGTGTCTGCGCCGCTTCGTTTAACTCGCTACGAATCAGATCTTGATACATGGGCACGCCTCATCAATGAGTTCAATCGGATTACTGATGCAGTGTAACGGATCGATCCCGAGAGGAGAAGCGAGGGCGCGTCCAACGATGGACACCTAAGGCGGCGCGTTTTTTTTCGTTTACCCGCCAATAGCGACAGAAAATAAGCCAATACGGGCCAACAATGCGCGCTAATGCCAAAAAACGAAAAACGGAAAAGAGAGGGACGGCGCGTCAAGCACGCGTCGTCCTCGATGACAGAGGATGGGGTTAGATCGCCTCTTCGTCCTGCTCACCGGTACGGATACGCACCACGCGGGCCACATCATAGACAAAGATCTTGCCGTCGCCGATCTTGCCCGTCTGCGCCGTCTGCATGATGGTTTCGACGCAGGTATCGACGATATCATCGGCCACCACGATCTCCAGCTTCACCTTGGGCAGAAAGTCGACCATATACTCCGCCCCACGATACAATTCGGTGTGCCCCTTCTGGCGGCCGAAGCCTTTCACCTCGGTCACCGTCATACCGGTGATACCCACCTCGGCCAACGCCTCACGCACGTCATCCAGTTTGAACGGCTTAATAATCGCATCAATCTTTTTCATCACTGCTCCTCTGTCACCAGTTTTTGCGGCCAAAGCCGGAGGTTATCGGATAACGGCGATCTTTGCCGAAGTTACGCGCCGTGATACGAGGCCCGACGGCGGCTTGACGGCGTTTGTATTCGTTGATGTCCACCAAACGGATCACCTTGCGCACCACCGCCTCGTCGAAGCCATCGGCCACCAGCTGTGCCACCGATTTATCCTGCTCGACGTAGCCTTGCAGGATGGCGTCCAACACATCATAGGGCGGCAAGCTATCCTGATCGACCTGATCCGGTGCCAGCTCGGCGGAAGGCGGACGATCGATCACTCGCTGAGGGATCACATAGCCCAGCGTGTTGCGGTAGCTGGCCAACTGGAATACCAGGGTCTTCGGCACATCCTTCAGCACATCGAACCCACCGGCCATATCGCCATACAGCGTGGCATAGCCAACCGCCATCTCACTCTTGTTACCGGTGGTCAACACCAGACGACGGCGCTTGTTGGAGATCGCCATCAATACCACGCCCCGGCAACGCGCCTGGAGGTTCTCTTCGGTGGTATCGCGTTCGGTGCCGGCGAAGAGCGGCGCCAACTGCCCCATGAAGGCATCGAACATCGGCTCGATGGAGAGGATATCGAACTCGACCCCCATGGTCTGTGCCTGCTCCTGCGCATCGGCCACGCTGATGTCGGCCGTATAACGGAACGGCATCATCAACGCCTGCACGCGCTCCTTGCCCAACGCATCCACCGCGATGGCCAGCGTGAGCGCGGAGTCGATGCCGCCTGACAGTCCCAGCACCGCGCCCTGAAAGCCGTTCTTGCCGACATAGTCGCGCACCGCCAGGACTAACGCCCGGTAGATCTGCGCCAACGCAGGCAGTTCGCTGGCCGGATCGCTCATCGGTTGCGGCCGAGTCTCCACCAGCTGCACCTGCGTCACCTGCTCGTCAAAGGCGGCGAGACGGTGGGTCAACTGCCCCTGCGCATCGAAGACCTTGGAGCAGCCATCGAACACCAACTCGTCCTGACCCCCGACCTGATTCAGGTAGAGCAGCGGCAACCCGGTGCGACGGCAATGATCCGCCAGCAGGGTATTACGCATGTAGGGTTTTTCGCGGTTATAGGGAGAGGCATTGATGGTCAACAAGATCTCGGCACCCGCGGCCGCGACCGCATCCACCGGTTCGTTGAACCAAACATCCTCACAGATCAGGAGCCCCAAACGGTAGCCCTTCAGGGTGACAACGCACGGCGTATCGCCGGCGCTAAAGTAACGCATCTCATCGAACACGCCGTAGTTAGGCAAGCGCTGCTTATAATAGCGCGCCTGTAGCTGCCCATCGGCGAATAGCGACAGCGCATTATACAGCGCCCCCTTCTCACGCCAGGGGTGGCCGACGATCACGGCGATCGACCCGGAGGCTTGGCGCAGACGCTCCAACTGGCTCTGGCAACGCTGATGGAAGTCATCGCGATACAGCAGATCTTCCGGCGGGTAGCCGCAGAGCGCCAGTTCAGAGAACATCACAATATCGGCACCCGCCTGCTGTTGCTGCGCCATGGCGGCCAACATACGCTCGGCATTGCCTTCGATGTCACCGACCAGCAGGTTCAGCTGGGCCAGTGCAATGGAGAGAGTTCGACTCATAAATACTCGCTGTCCAATACGCCGCAGGGCGCCGCACGCGGCATACCGCAGCCTGACTGATAAAAATCCGCAGGGAGTGTAAATCATTCCGACGACTTTGTTTAGCGCCCACGAATGCGCACCGAGCCAAAAACCTCCCGCTCAGAATGCGATCACCGCTCCCTTACTCCTTGAAATCATTTGGATCAAGCGCATGGCGCGACAACAACTTATAAAACTCGGTCCGGTTGCGTCCGGCCATGCGCGCCGCATGCGTGACGTTGCCCTTGGTGATCTGCAGCAGCTTACGCAGATAGTGCAACTCAAAGTGGTGACGCGCCTCGACGAAGGTCGGCAAGGCGCTATTCTCGCCCTGCAAGGCCTGTTCGACTAATGCCTCACTGATCACTGGCGCCGTGGTCAACGCCACGCACTGCTCGATCACGTTGACCAGTTGGCGCACGTTGCCCGGCCAGGCGGCAGTGACCAGGGCGCGCATCGCACCACTGGAAAAGCTGCGCACCTGCGGTTTGTGGCGTTCGGCGGCCTGACGCAGCAGGTGAACCGCCAGCAAGGGGATATCCTCCGGGCGCTGGTTGAGCGCGGGCAAACGTAGGGAGACCACATTGAGGCGGTAGAAAAGATCTTCACGAAACTCGCCCAACTCCATCGCCTTCGGCAGATTGCGGTGGGTGGCGGAGATGATACGCACATCGATAGCGATGTCATGATTACTGCCCAGCGGACGCACCTTGCGCTCTTGCAAGACACGCAACAGTTTCACCTGCAACGCCAACGGCATGTCGCCAATCTCGTCGAGAAACAGCGTCCCACCGGCGGCGGCCTGAAACAATCCTTCGCGGCTGCTTACGGCGCCGGTAAAGGCGCCCTTAGCATGGCCGAACAGTTCAGACTCCAGCAGTGGCTCCGGCAGGGCGCCACAGTTGATGGCGATGAAGGCTCGCCCGGCGCGAGGGCTGGCACGGTGGATGGCGCGTGCTAACAGCTCCTTCCCGGTCCCGCTCTGGCCATTGATCAACACGCTCACATCGGACTGCGCCACCAGGCGTGCCTGCTCCAACAGCCGTAACATTAATGGGCTGCGGGTGACAAAGGCCTGGCGCCACTCCTCATCGCCGCCCTGAGGACGCGATTGGCTCAAGGCGTCGTCGATCGCCTGGTATAAGGCGTCACGATCCACCGGCTTCGTGAGAAAGCTGAACACCCCCTGCTGGGTGGCGGCAACGGCATCGGGAATCGAGCCATGCGCTGTCAGGATGATCACCGGCATCCCCGGCTGGCGTTTCTGGATCTCGCTGAACAACGCCATACCATCCATTTCATCCATGCGCAGATCGCTGATCACCAAATCGATCGGCTCACGCGCCAACTGCCGCAATGCCTCTTGCCCACTGGTGGCCGTCGCCACCCGAAAGCCCTCACTGCTCAGGCGCATGCCTAACAGTTTCAGCAGGCTGGGATCATCGTCAACCAGCAACAGCTGGGCGGCGTGGGTTGATGTCATCCGTTATGGCTCCTTACTCGTCTCGCCGCTGGCGTTCGGCGATGCCGCGCCCCCTGTTCGACCTTCTGGCACGATCTGCTTGCGCGCGGAGAGTTGGCGTTCGATATCCGTCAGGTTCTCCAGCTTGCGCTGGGTCTCCTCCAGCTGCGTCTGCCAGCGCTGGCACTCCGCCTGTAGTCCTTCCAGCTGCGCCTCACTACTGCTCTGGAGACGTTGATAACGCGCCCGCTCCTCCGCCAGGGCAAGGATCTGCGCCTGCTGACTACGCCATAGCTGGATCAACGGCTGTAACGACGGCGGAAATTGGCCATAGAGGGCCGCCAGGCGGTCGAGGATTTGGCGACGTTCGGCCAGGCTCGGCTCGGCGCGCCCGATCAAGAGACTCTGCTTCAACGCCGCCGACCAACTCTCACCGGCTAAACGGTGGGCCTGAGCGCGAGCCTCGCCGCGGTTTAATTGTTGCGCGCAACTCATGGCACGCAGCCAGTACAGGCCGTTGGCCAACGCCGACGGCGCCTGTTCGCGCCACAACGTCGCACAGGCGACCTGTTGATAATCACCGTGTACCGTGCTGGCATTGACCTTGGTGCTACCCGGCGGATTCGCGCTGTGCTCGCCAGTGCCTCGGCACCCGCCGAGCAACAGCAGCAGCAACCACGGCAACAGACGGCATAAACGCGGGAGAGAGGGAGCGCGGAGCAACCAGGTACGCATACTTACTGTTATCTCGCTAACGGGAGTTCGATGCGGAAGCAGACATCGGCCTCGCTATCCGCCACCAGACGCAAGTCGCCATGCATACGACGCAGTGAGTCCCGAGCGATGCTCAACCCCAGACCACTACCCTTAACGGCGCCCTTACGCTGCTGACTCCCTTGAAAAAAAGGCTCAAAAATCATCGCTTGCTCATCGGCAGGGATCGGCGTTCCCTGGTTCGCAACCTCAATCACCAGGCACGCGCCCTCCCGACGGCTACGCAGCCAAATGGTACCGGATTCCGCGCCATAGTGCACCGCATTGGAGTAGAGATTCTCCAGTACCCGTTCTAATAACACCGGTTGCGCCAAACAGCGGCGCTCACGCAGATCGCTCTGTGTCTGCATCCCCTTGGCGCGCGCCGGGAGCCGATGGGCAGAAACGACCCGCTGCACCAGCGCATCCAGATCCAGCGGCGATAAGGTCGGGACACCATCGGCCAGGTGGCGGTTGTAGTCGAGTAATTGCTCGATCAGTTGCTGCAAATGGCGACTACTGCTATCCAGGATGGTCACCACCTCGCGCTGATCGACACTCAAGGGCCCGGCGACCTCATCGGCCAATAACGCCGTGCCCTCGCGTAGGCTCGCCAGCGGTGTCTTCAATTCATGGGAGAGGTGACGCAAAAACTCATGACGCTGCGACTCCAACCAGGCGAGGCGATCGCTCAGCCAGAGAATACGCTGAGCCAGCGTACGGATCTCGCGAGGCCCGCGAAAGGGGGTGTCCCGCCCCAGCGTCTCCCCCTCGCCCAGACGGCGGATCATCCGCTCGACATCCTTCACCGGGCCGATAATCATCCAAGTAAATAGCCCGACCAACAACACGCTGACCAGGAATAGCACCAGCGCCTGCCAGCCGAAGTAACGCCCGCGCTCGGCGATTGCCTGTTGCAACTGCTGCCCCCGACTAAACAACACATTGCGTGTCGCTTGTACCATCGTGCCATTGGCTTGCGAGAAGCGAGCGAGCGCCGCATCGGCCTCCGTCTGCGGCAGGCTATTCACGCACTGCGGCTGAGCCAATTGCGTCAATAGCGCGTCAAGTTGCCGATAGTCACTCCCATCGGGCAACAACGCGGCATGCTGCTCCAACAGTTGGCGATATTGCGCATGCTGACGCTGATAGAGCGCGGCGAGACGCTCATCGCCCAGCACACAGTATTGGCGATAGCTACGCTCCATCTCCAGCGCTAACACCGCCATCGCCTCGCTCCGCCGCGCATCGCTCAGGGTCGTGTGATTGACGTCGGCGGCCTGTGCGCTCAGATGATTCAGACTCTGGTAGGCCTGATAGGCCAACACCAGGAGCGGCAACAGCACCAACAAGAAGGCCAACAAGACCAGTTGACGGAGAGAACGAGGGAATTGGGGCCATGACATGCAGCATCACTCCCGGCGCGAAGCGAGAAAACGGGTCGCCACATGCTACCCGAGCGCCCAGAACGAGAAAAGCCCGACGGGACGAAGCCGGCGGGCCTGATGATTGCCACCGGGGAGTAACCCGGTACGCGACCCGCGCCAATCTGGCACAGGGTAAGAATAGGTGGCGCCTCACTCAACGTGTCGTCCTGTGCCTGATAAAGCGCCGAAGCGACTGTTATCGATATTTCCGGACGGTAGGCACCGTGCTAATGGCGTCATTCGAGGTTTTATGGAGCCGGCCATCAAGGCGCTGACATAAAGAGTTGAATGAGCAACCACTAATATGGTTACACAACTGCCGACAAATAAAAAGTAGCAGCGATTAATATTCTGTAATATTAGGAGCAATCTGTTCAGCGCGCCAGTCGATCACCGCCGACTGGCGCACCGCACGGCCAGCGCCGAAACGCCAGCCGCGCAGGCCGGCTCAGCCCAGCGCCCGACGCGCGTTGCGGAACAGGCGTAACCACGGGCCATCCTCGCCCCACTCGGCCGGATGCCAGGAGTTGCTCACACTGCGGAATACGCGCTCCGGATGCGGCATCATCACCGTCGCCCGCCCGTCCTGGCTGCTCAAGGCGGTAATGCCATTCGGCGAACCATTCGGGTTAGCCGGATAACGTTCGGTCACCTGGGCGAAGTTGTCGACATAGCGCAGAGCGACCAATCCCTGCTGCTCCAAGGCCGCCAGATGAGCCGTGTCGCGTACCTCGACCCGCCCCTCACCGTGTGACACCGCGATAGGCAGGCGCGACCCGCTCATTCCCTGCAGGAACAGGGAGGGGCTATCGCTGACCTCAACCAGGCTAAATCGCGCCTCGAAGCGTTCGGAGACGTTACGCACGAAGCGTGGCCACAGCTCAGCCCCCGGGATCAAACTACGCAGATTAGACATCATCTGACAGCCGTTACACACCCCCAGCGCCAACGTCTCCGGACGCTGGAAGAAGGCGGCGAACTGGTCGCGTGCACGCGGATTAAACAGGATAGACTTGGCCCAGCCCTCACCGGCGCCCAGCACATCGCCGTAGGAGAAGCCTCCGCAAGCCACCAGCGCCTGGAAGGTATCCAGGGTGAGGCGCCCGGCGAGAATGTCGCTCATATGCACATCCAGCGCCTCGAAGCCGGCACGATGGAAGGCCGCCGCCATCTCGACGTGCGAGTTCACCCCCTGCTCACGCAGCACCGCCAAGCGCGGACGCGCCCCGCGGGCGATGAAGGGGGCGGCGATGTCCTCTTGCGGATCGAAGCTCAACGCCACGTTTAGCCCAGGATCCTCCTCTAGCAGCTTGCCCTGATGCTCCTGATCGGCGCAATGCGGGTTATCACGCAGGCGTTGCATCTGCCAGGTGGTCTCGGCCCACCAGGCGCGTAAGGTCGAGCGTTTCTCGTCGTATACCGGCTGCGCGCCATGGCGGATATGCAGTCGATCGCCTGGCATCGCCTGGCCTATCTCGTGGCTAATCGCCGCCAGACCGTGCTCGGCCAAGATGGCTTGCACCGCGACCAGATCGGTCTGGGCCA contains the following coding sequences:
- the lpcA gene encoding D-sedoheptulose 7-phosphate isomerase, translating into MYQDLIRSELNEAAQTLNNFLADPANILAIQQAAQLLAASFKAGGKVLSCGNGGSHCDAMHFAEELTGRYRENRPGYPAIAISDPSHLSCVSNDFGYDYVFSRYVEAVGREGDVLLGISTSGNSGNIIKAIEAARAKGMKVITLTGKDGGKMAGSADVEIRVPHFGYADRIQEIHIKAIHIMIQLIEKEMAA
- the glrR gene encoding two-component system response regulator GlrR, which translates into the protein MTSTHAAQLLLVDDDPSLLKLLGMRLSSEGFRVATATSGQEALRQLAREPIDLVISDLRMDEMDGMALFSEIQKRQPGMPVIILTAHGSIPDAVAATQQGVFSFLTKPVDRDALYQAIDDALSQSRPQGGDEEWRQAFVTRSPLMLRLLEQARLVAQSDVSVLINGQSGTGKELLARAIHRASPRAGRAFIAINCGALPEPLLESELFGHAKGAFTGAVSSREGLFQAAAGGTLFLDEIGDMPLALQVKLLRVLQERKVRPLGSNHDIAIDVRIISATHRNLPKAMELGEFREDLFYRLNVVSLRLPALNQRPEDIPLLAVHLLRQAAERHKPQVRSFSSGAMRALVTAAWPGNVRQLVNVIEQCVALTTAPVISEALVEQALQGENSALPTFVEARHHFELHYLRKLLQITKGNVTHAARMAGRNRTEFYKLLSRHALDPNDFKE
- a CDS encoding NAD+ synthase, with translation MSRTLSIALAQLNLLVGDIEGNAERMLAAMAQQQQAGADIVMFSELALCGYPPEDLLYRDDFHQRCQSQLERLRQASGSIAVIVGHPWREKGALYNALSLFADGQLQARYYKQRLPNYGVFDEMRYFSAGDTPCVVTLKGYRLGLLICEDVWFNEPVDAVAAAGAEILLTINASPYNREKPYMRNTLLADHCRRTGLPLLYLNQVGGQDELVFDGCSKVFDAQGQLTHRLAAFDEQVTQVQLVETRPQPMSDPASELPALAQIYRALVLAVRDYVGKNGFQGAVLGLSGGIDSALTLAIAVDALGKERVQALMMPFRYTADISVADAQEQAQTMGVEFDILSIEPMFDAFMGQLAPLFAGTERDTTEENLQARCRGVVLMAISNKRRRLVLTTGNKSEMAVGYATLYGDMAGGFDVLKDVPKTLVFQLASYRNTLGYVIPQRVIDRPPSAELAPDQVDQDSLPPYDVLDAILQGYVEQDKSVAQLVADGFDEAVVRKVIRLVDINEYKRRQAAVGPRITARNFGKDRRYPITSGFGRKNW
- the glnB gene encoding nitrogen regulatory protein P-II, which encodes MKKIDAIIKPFKLDDVREALAEVGITGMTVTEVKGFGRQKGHTELYRGAEYMVDFLPKVKLEIVVADDIVDTCVETIMQTAQTGKIGDGKIFVYDVARVVRIRTGEQDEEAI
- a CDS encoding FAD:protein FMN transferase, whose translation is MMTLLLSGRGTLARLLTLLATILLLSGCGPTQVDLAGKTMGTYYAVKYLPAEGTPAAAQVQAEIDRLLERVNDQMSTYRPGSELSRFNQSRRVNTPFPVSSDTARVVNEALRINKLTDGALDVTVGPLVNLWGFGPEGRPDREPSPSQIAQRRAWVGIQHLSLQGNALVKDIPELYVDLSAIAKGYGVDVVADYLQSLHIDNYMVDIGGEVRTLGHNGEKSPWRIAIEKPSTGAQQRVQAIIEPGAMAVATSGDYRNYFEQDGQRFSHEIDPQTGRPVTHRLASITVLAPTCMTADGLSTGLFVMGPDRALALANRMNIPVYMIVKGEHGFEERTSTAFAHYLAAVQP
- a CDS encoding class II glutamine amidotransferase, with protein sequence MCELLGMSANVPTDICFSFTALALRGGRTGPHKDGWGITFYEGKGCRTFKDPLPSHSSPIARLVREYPIKSCAVVSHVRQANRGSVTLENTHPFTRELWGRNWTFAHNGQLDDYLTLATGNYQPIGETDSEYAFCWLLQQMHTRYPHPPHDERALFRFIAACADTLRQRGVFNMLLSDGRYVMAYCSTQLHWITRRAPFGQATLVDEDVMIDFQAETTPDDVVSVIATQPLTCDESWQRIAPGEFALFCLGERQA
- a CDS encoding sensor histidine kinase, with product MSWPQFPRSLRQLVLLAFLLVLLPLLVLAYQAYQSLNHLSAQAADVNHTTLSDARRSEAMAVLALEMERSYRQYCVLGDERLAALYQRQHAQYRQLLEQHAALLPDGSDYRQLDALLTQLAQPQCVNSLPQTEADAALARFSQANGTMVQATRNVLFSRGQQLQQAIAERGRYFGWQALVLFLVSVLLVGLFTWMIIGPVKDVERMIRRLGEGETLGRDTPFRGPREIRTLAQRILWLSDRLAWLESQRHEFLRHLSHELKTPLASLREGTALLADEVAGPLSVDQREVVTILDSSSRHLQQLIEQLLDYNRHLADGVPTLSPLDLDALVQRVVSAHRLPARAKGMQTQSDLRERRCLAQPVLLERVLENLYSNAVHYGAESGTIWLRSRREGACLVIEVANQGTPIPADEQAMIFEPFFQGSQQRKGAVKGSGLGLSIARDSLRRMHGDLRLVADSEADVCFRIELPLAR
- the qseG gene encoding two-component system QseEF-associated lipoprotein QseG, whose translation is MRTWLLRAPSLPRLCRLLPWLLLLLLGGCRGTGEHSANPPGSTKVNASTVHGDYQQVACATLWREQAPSALANGLYWLRAMSCAQQLNRGEARAQAHRLAGESWSAALKQSLLIGRAEPSLAERRQILDRLAALYGQFPPSLQPLIQLWRSQQAQILALAEERARYQRLQSSSEAQLEGLQAECQRWQTQLEETQRKLENLTDIERQLSARKQIVPEGRTGGAASPNASGETSKEP
- the dpaA gene encoding peptidoglycan meso-diaminopimelic acid protein amidase yields the protein MSKIVTLLAICLALPLAACKSSASESGSVPRSGVNSLLGSPVYIQIFKEERQLELYAKVQNGYQLVKRFPICKFSGGLGPKRTEGDFKSPEGFYQIDARHLKPDSRYYQAINIGYPNPYDQAHGYSGKYLMIHGDCVSVGCYAMTNAGISEIYRYVQSAFRNGQMLVDINIYPFHMTERNMQRHRNSSYINFWRELQPGYQYFAQHALPPQVNVQDGRYVVNAPLPAGSAPSRLAFAQAE